In Hemiscyllium ocellatum isolate sHemOce1 chromosome 2, sHemOce1.pat.X.cur, whole genome shotgun sequence, a single window of DNA contains:
- the ppp1r3b gene encoding protein phosphatase 1 regulatory subunit 3B isoform X2, which translates to MNCGSMLEILSPRSALPIDIAMQLYLPPPFKQASYTTKRALKITQPLRPCIHLHISEDTPENKHKIKEQKRVSFADTKGLPLTTVKFFDLNDLNFSFNVDDLISSLVGMKTTDKDSLLLDFSQPSSDYLDFKNRLETDCVCLENCMLQDNAIMGTVKVKNIAFEKSLKVRITFDTWKTSQDHACCYVQDSYGGSDKDTFSFEIRLPEFIVPHERIEFAICYESGGKTYWDSNKGQNYRLIRSELKHGPESCKTNQPLDNVLTESDHVPGYGIEFDHYGGLRCSYGLFAEWPSYSGYDKMGPYY; encoded by the exons ATGAATTGTGGCAG TATGCTTGAGATCTTGTCTCCTAGATCTGCATTGCCAATTGACATAGCTATGCAGCTATATCTCCCTCCTCCATTCAAGCAAGCAAGCTATACCACAAAAAGAGCATTGAAAATAACCCAGCCGCTACGGCCATGCATCCACCTCCACATCAGTGAAGATACACCAGAAAATAAGCACAAAATCAAGGAGCAGAAACGCGTCTCCTTTGCAGACACAAAGGGCTTGCCCTTGACTACGGTTAAATTCTTCGATTTGAATGACCTAAACTTTTCCTTTAACGTCGATGATCTGATCAGCAGTTTGGTAGGCATGAAGACCACAGACAAAGATAGCCTGCTCTTAGATTTTTCACAGCCCTCATCAGATTACTTAGATTTCAAGAACCGTCTAGAAACTGACTGTGTCTGCCTTGAAAACTGCATGTTGCAAGATAATGCAATTATGGGGACAGTCAAAGTGAAAAACATTGCATTTGAAAAGTCCTTGAAGGTGAGAATAACTTTTGATACATGGAAAACCTCACAAGACCATGCCTGCTGCTATGTCCAAGACTCTTATGGGGGCTCAGATAAAGACACGTTTTCATTTGAGATCCGTTTACCAGAGTTCATCGTTCCACATGAAAGGATAGAGTTTGCCATCTGTTATGAAAGTGGTGGGAAGACCTATTGGGATAGTAACAAAGGGCAGAACTATAGGTTAATCCGATCGGAGCTGAAACATGGTCCAGAGTCTTGCAAAACAAATCAGCCACTCGATAATGTATTGACTGAATCTGACCACGTGCCAGGATATGGTATTGAGTTTGACCATTATGGTGGACTCCGGTGCTCCTATGGCCTATTTGCCGAATGGCCCAGTTACTCTGGTTATGATAAGATGGGACCTTACTATTGA
- the ppp1r3b gene encoding protein phosphatase 1 regulatory subunit 3B isoform X1: MRHWTAVDKGNTIMLEILSPRSALPIDIAMQLYLPPPFKQASYTTKRALKITQPLRPCIHLHISEDTPENKHKIKEQKRVSFADTKGLPLTTVKFFDLNDLNFSFNVDDLISSLVGMKTTDKDSLLLDFSQPSSDYLDFKNRLETDCVCLENCMLQDNAIMGTVKVKNIAFEKSLKVRITFDTWKTSQDHACCYVQDSYGGSDKDTFSFEIRLPEFIVPHERIEFAICYESGGKTYWDSNKGQNYRLIRSELKHGPESCKTNQPLDNVLTESDHVPGYGIEFDHYGGLRCSYGLFAEWPSYSGYDKMGPYY; encoded by the exons ATGCGTCATTGGACTGCAGTAGACAAGGGGAACACCAT TATGCTTGAGATCTTGTCTCCTAGATCTGCATTGCCAATTGACATAGCTATGCAGCTATATCTCCCTCCTCCATTCAAGCAAGCAAGCTATACCACAAAAAGAGCATTGAAAATAACCCAGCCGCTACGGCCATGCATCCACCTCCACATCAGTGAAGATACACCAGAAAATAAGCACAAAATCAAGGAGCAGAAACGCGTCTCCTTTGCAGACACAAAGGGCTTGCCCTTGACTACGGTTAAATTCTTCGATTTGAATGACCTAAACTTTTCCTTTAACGTCGATGATCTGATCAGCAGTTTGGTAGGCATGAAGACCACAGACAAAGATAGCCTGCTCTTAGATTTTTCACAGCCCTCATCAGATTACTTAGATTTCAAGAACCGTCTAGAAACTGACTGTGTCTGCCTTGAAAACTGCATGTTGCAAGATAATGCAATTATGGGGACAGTCAAAGTGAAAAACATTGCATTTGAAAAGTCCTTGAAGGTGAGAATAACTTTTGATACATGGAAAACCTCACAAGACCATGCCTGCTGCTATGTCCAAGACTCTTATGGGGGCTCAGATAAAGACACGTTTTCATTTGAGATCCGTTTACCAGAGTTCATCGTTCCACATGAAAGGATAGAGTTTGCCATCTGTTATGAAAGTGGTGGGAAGACCTATTGGGATAGTAACAAAGGGCAGAACTATAGGTTAATCCGATCGGAGCTGAAACATGGTCCAGAGTCTTGCAAAACAAATCAGCCACTCGATAATGTATTGACTGAATCTGACCACGTGCCAGGATATGGTATTGAGTTTGACCATTATGGTGGACTCCGGTGCTCCTATGGCCTATTTGCCGAATGGCCCAGTTACTCTGGTTATGATAAGATGGGACCTTACTATTGA